The nucleotide sequence ctacaaacgtgttaaaaatgcaataatacagtttaaattaaattttaaaaaaccttttaaaccacctttttcaaattgcgcaatttgtattattaatattaatgttaataaatgaaatataaatattttgacgtttcacattttgacaattcacttttaactgcagtgccttaaaatttttaaagcactgctgctttaaagtagcatttttaacgctcctatggagtgctataaattgcatttttaacacgtttatagaaaaatatatttaaaaacactaatatatcctttccacaccttttctggactgatacatacataaattaaaacatttagtaacgaactccatactgtctgtgtgcgcatgcgcgcagattaataaaattccaccctcaatcgcgcctaaagaagtataacttcaaaaacaaattCTTATAATTTGGTTTTTTTTAGGTGTTCCACACGATATTACAATAGAAGTTACAAGTACCAAACCATTCGATGCTCCCAAAGTACATTCGAAAACTTATACTGGCAAAAAACCATATCAATGTGAAATTTGTCATAAACAGTTTACTATAAAAAGTAATTTAAAGGTTCATATGAGAATTCACACAGGTGAAAAGctttataaatgtgaaatttgtagtgaACAACTTAGTTACCTACGTAGTTTAAAAGACCATATGATTGTTCACACTGGTGAACTTTATAAATGTGGAAATTGTAGTAAGCAGTTTAGTCGACTAAATGCTTTAGATTATCATACGAGAATTCACAcgggtgaaaaaccttataaatgtgaaatttgtagcaAGCAGTTTATTGTAAAAAGTAGTTTAAACGTGCATATGAGAATTCACACAGGTGAaagaccttataaatgtgaaatttgtagcaAACAGTTTATTAGAAAATATAGTTTAATTGAACATATTAGAGTTCACagtggtgaaaaaccttataaatgtgaaatttgcagtAAGCAGTTTAGAAATGTAAGTAATTTAATCAAGCATATGAAAATTCACAATGGTGAAAAATCTCATAAAAGTGAAACTAGTAGTAACCAGTGTACTAAACTAAATAATTTAAAGGATCATATGAAATTTGTAATAAGCAGTTTGCTCAAGGTTTAAAGGATCATATTAAGGGTTCACTCTGGTGAAAAACCATATTTTACCGATATTTACTGTAAAAACTTACAATTATAATGAAACGAGCGGGTcgtattttttgcttaaaatgacccaaagaatacaaaaaaatgttttgtattgcGAAAAATCGCTTCTTATCTGCCCTTAATATAAGGGCAAGGAGGGGATGACAAGGCACCATCGCACCTTCCTGCAagattcagttttttattgtttaaggTGTCAGGTACTAGAATCCGAACATAGTTGCCGGTCCTGAACtatttagtaaaaaaaatgtgtgtgtactttgtacgcacgtaagaagttatacttctaaatatgatttcaatgaaataaatatactttcggacagtttatttgtattttatttaaagattgaattgaattaatttttacttactactttccaaaaatttttattaaaacaataccaaaaatttaaaaaagattagaaaacaccaagatttgaaccggggacctcttgatTTCCAGCCCAAAGCTCTACCACTAAGCTATACCCTTTTGTTTATACgtgctacaagatttctcagacaaagtgacaaacagacgaagtgaattataaaatactttaaatattacttattatcttattcccatGGTAGACAaatccaaatacacaaaaattataataatagttatttatgatataaatgttaaaagcacaattttaaggcacgtatgtgaaagtttcgtgtgaaatattcgcttcgctcattctgcaattcacacgaGTGCTCTAAatatgtactttttaacacctattcatacaatattttttctacaaacgtcttaacaattataatttattcattctcaattacagggcAATACCTACAAaatcttttacttgaacttgactgacattacatttttatatttttcttgacattacatcaaaactgcctatactgtcaatacgtaaatcataacaactatagaataacatctacttttatttttgtatattctaacaaattttaatagtttttttctataaacgtgttaaaaatgcaataatacagtgtaaattaaatttaaaaatccttttaaaccacctttttcaaattgcgcaatttgtattattaatattaatgttgttctgaagctattttcttgtggcatttttataatcaagtatattcaaatgggaaataagccacaattttacctaaaaatgattttattaacgtttcgacgcccaagtcgggtgtcgttgtcaaaatacaaaataatactaaataaataaaaatgttgttgcttagtaaaaaattcttctaataatttatttaatctgactcttaataaacttttaaacttaataaaatcatttttaggtaaaattgtggcttatttcccatttgaatatacttgattaatattaatgttaataaatgaaatataaatattttgacgtttcacaatttgacaattcacttttaactgcagtgccttaaaatttttaaagcactgctgctttaaagtagcatttttaacgctcctatggagtgctataaattgcatttttaacacgtttatagaaaaacatatttaaaaacactaatatatcctttccacaccttttctggactgatacatgcATAAATTAacacatttagtaacgaactccatactgtctgtgtgcgcatgcgcgcagattaataaaatttcaccctcaatcgcgcctaaagaagtataacttcaaaaacaaattcttataattttgttttttttaggTGTTCCACACGATATTACAATAGAAGTTACAAGTACCAAACCATTCGATGCTCCCAAAGTACATTCGAAAACTTATACTGGCAAAAAACCATATCAATGTGAAATTTGTCATAAACAGTTTACTATAAAAAGTAATTTAAAGGTTCATATGAGAATTCACACAGGTGAAAagccttataaatgtgaaatttgtagtgaACAACTTAGTTATCTACGTAGTTTAAAAGACCATATGATTGTTCACACTGGTGAACTTTATAAATGTGGAAATTGTAGTAAGCAGTTTAGTCGACTAAATGCTTTAGATTATCATACGAGAATTCACAcgggtgaaaaaccttataaatgtgaaatttgtcatAAACAGTTTACTCTAAAAAGTAATTTAAAGGAGCATATGAAAATTCACAcgggtgaaaaaccttataaatgtgaaatttgtaataaGCGGTTTAATCGCCTAAGTAGTTTAGATTGGCATGTGACAATTCATAGtagtgaaaaaccttataaatgtgaaatttgtagtaagctgTTTATTGTAAAAAGTAGTTTGAAGTGCATATGAGAATCCACATGAGTGAaagaccttataaatgtgaaatttgtagtaagcagtttatTAGAAAATATAGTTTAAATGAGCATATTAGAGTTCACAGTGGTGAAAAACcgtataagtgtgaaatttgtagtaagcagtttagTCAATTAAGTACTTTAGATTGTCATAAGAGAGTTCACAcgggtgaaaaaccttataaatgtgaaatttgtagtaagcagtttagAAATGTAAGTAATTTAAACAAGCATATGAAAATTCACAATGGTGAAAAATCTCATAAAAGTAAAACTAGTAGTAACCAGTGTACTAAACTAAATAATTTAAAGGATCATATGAAATTTGTAATAAGCAGTTTGCTCAAGGTTTAAAGCATCATATGAGAGTTCACctctggtgaaaaaccttataaatgtgaaatttgtagtaaacaATTTAGAAATGTAAGTAACTTAAATAAGCATATGAAAATTCACAGTGGTGAAAAACCTCATAAAAGTGAAATTAGTAGTAACCAGTGTACTAAACtaagtaattttattagttcGCTCTGGTGAAACACCATATTTTACCGATATTTACTGTAAAAACTTATAATTATAATGAAAcgagcggttcgtatttatatacgactttatttatttatacaaatttacGTTACAAATTCTcgtttataattaattataagtAACTACTCCTAAGAATTCACATCCTTGTGATATTGAATACAAACATACCAGCCATGTTCTTGAACGTTCCAGAAAAACCGAACCGCCCATCCCTAATAATCCGTAGCCTTGACCAGCGAGCATTCACGAGAAATTCTTTCCTCGCTTGTTCGCTGCGTCATTCTTCCAGATGTCTCCGTACGTGACTGGCTTTTGAGACGGAACCTGTTGTTTGCGGTCGATAATTCGTCACAATATAAATGTGAAATAGTAGTAAGCTGTTTACTCTAAAAAGTAATTTAAAGGTTCATATGAGAATTCACATTAGTGAAAGACCttatgaatgtgaaatttgtagtaagcagtttgCTCAAGGTTTAAAGGATCATATGAGAGTTCACTCTGGTGAAACATCATATTGTACCGATATTGACTGTAAAAACTTACAATTATAATGAAACGaacggttcgtatttatatacgactttatttatttatacaaatttacTTTACAAATTCTCGTTTATAATTATAACTACTCCTAAAAATTCACATCCTTATATATTGAATACAAAAATACCAGCCATGTTCTTGAACGTTCCAGAAAAACCGAACCGCCCATCCCTCGTAATCCGTAGCCTTACCCAGCGAAAATTCACCAGAAATCCTTTCCTCCCTTGTTCGCTGCGTCATTCTTCCAGATGTCTCCGTACGTGACTGGCTGTCGAGACATAACCTGTTAtttgaataaacaaaaaaatcgtaattcCTTACATGTCTTTCCCCCTGGCGAGTTGAGCGAGATGTCATCTCCTTATTCGTCCATTTCatactaataaataaatataattgctAATCCGCGCGACGGTCGGTATTGTTCATTCATGTATTCAAATTCGTCGCATCGACCCGAACCGAAAGTCCGATAATTAgattgtaaataattttattaacgaaattaactagtaattaaggctaattatctcaTCTTTTGTACATtatgattttaaataaaactgtctTAAAAAGCGAACCTTGTCTTCGACTGTATTTTGTTACCCGATATCATCACATTGAACGAGAACATTACAGACAATTTATACTTCCTTTcaattcagagggatgcacaatccctAGACAACTGTTTCTGTCTTACAGACTTCCTCAGTAGAGCTAGCGTGCACACTTCTGAAGCAAAACGAAGCTAAACCATCTATTTATGTGGAATTTCAAAGATAATTTAAAATCCACTTTGGGACGCAAAtagcgacatctcttaaataaCAACGAAAAGTCTGAGATACGGAATCCACCATtatcataaaaattaaatattttctatattcgtcgtctgttgtcttataaattgtaaaagtcacagATTAAGGATGTAACAGAAAGAATctccaacaagaaaagttttcagatttcaACAATTATATACCATTCCAATTCTTATTATAATGGTGGATTCTGTATCTGAAACTCCTCGCTGttatttaagagatgtcgctgtttgcGTCCCTAAGTGGACTTCAAATGATCTTTGAAATTCCACATAAATAGATGGTTTTGGCCTCGTTCCGCCTCAGAGGCGTGCACGCCAGCTCTACGGAGGAAGTCTGTAAGAAGGAAACCGCTGTCTAAGGATTGTGCATCTTTATGTTACTAATAGTCGGTAAGGTAGTCGGGCACAtcaataaaataactataaaatatatccttagactAATAGCAATTTCTTAATACAGTAAatctccgttaaccgaaataattggggcgAGGcagtttcggataacaagaatttcagttaaaaataacattgttttttgtattcttcttgtatcaaattacatagtagtGGAGAACGATATAAAGACACAGAAGATAAGATAATGCGCATAGTGGGCGGAGTCAATGACGACAGCAACAGAGTTATctcgaattctttatgtaacTGTATGTATATTCTTTCGTGTCTTCAACGTCTACCGtggttttctttaaatattttgaatttattgtatattgtataagGTTGTGATATTTATTTATAACGTGAATATTTTCGTTAAACATACGTTATGCCGTTTTTGGATGTGGATCTGACCAGAGCCGCCGCTAACAGTTTGGCCGCCCGCGTTCAATTCCAATTAAGCCGCCCCCCTCTTTAACTATAACTATTTAGATTTAcgtttcagaaagtcccttagttttgttacatacataagggtgtgaaaaaagaaaaataatacttcacaaataataaccatttaataatggtaatttgcaatacaatattttaaaactatacattaatattcttaagaAACACTTActacaaaacaaaaatgtaattattatattcttaaataatacaaattgttacaaaattatttaaatgattgcttgttttaaaaatacattacaaaaaagtacacattttgataataattattaaaatttaaagaaTAAAATAACTCATtatgtaattattttataattaaaaaatggttTTAAGCAAAATGATTTAaaggataaaaagaaacacagctttaaaatttaataatttaatttaaaatttaaagctccaataaatgaacgtgaaatacggcgataccgtataattttcagggtcaactcctaattgcatgaaaatttggatttaggtgcTACTCATCCTCCAcgtcaaagttgaacttgtgccgttggttacttttacttggggggtaaaagtcactccttctcgggggtgaaaatatatacctttaaaataagtccggaaacagataaactgactaactttaagcaacttttgttctatagagtttttttaacttaggcaCTAGGTTAATTCGGAAGTACTAGAGTCATTTGcgactaaaaatgtttacttttcaacaaaaaaaaaacacgttttcaggcggttctttgcaaatactcaaaaagtattttatcgaaaaattattcttagaaaaatgtagcatataaaaaaacgaaaaaatggtatattcttagtctatggAACCAGTAAAAGccaatttgtagctcatgaaaaagaCGTTCTTATCTTTCAAATTTcatatcaaatatttcaacgtgatattaccaaaaaatgaagctctttcaggggaaaacctattaaaaatattttaaaatgtttacaaaaagctttatttttatgttttataaaagttatatacgggtaggaaagACAAAGGAACGAATTTGCTAACGTGAAAACGGACGAAACTCCatatttaccaatttctggacaattcaTCCAAAGGCTAGATTCTAAGAACGAAGCAGTTGTGAATGTTTAAGTTTTTAATGAGAGTCAGAATGAAAAAAACATTAGGGGCCTCAAGTATGATGGTTTAGATAATTTCTAAGAACGAAGCAGTTGTGAATGTTCAAGTTTTTAATGAGAGTCAGAATGAAAAAAACATTAGGGACCTCAAGTATGATGGTTTAGATAATTTGGCTGgctatatctgccataaattgaaggactccagtattcaatccgaagatttTTCAACGtgcacgtgggttgatcatttgagtgagggaggtttatgtaaaccatcagacaatTTTTCGTCATGTATtgagtaactggagacaattttttgttcaacaaatggtgattccattttggtaactaaaaattatttagaaaaccttatgtccaaaagtgtaactgtagactgttctaataAAGCGAagaagttattttttaggtctcggatgtacttccgaattaaagaataaaacaagTCTTTTAataacctgacattgcgtaatagcaaaattttaaaaactgctacatagttcctgtatgtacgtctatttcacaatcacaaaatttgaataaagtgcatggcatgaaaactgtaaaacttatttttgtcttttccgaGCCTGTCACTTAAATCTGATTACCTATTACATTACCTATTTAAAAAGtaaacattttgttattttaacaatccattaaatttatggtttcaATTTTTGGGGTTTCTCTTCCCCTTGGTAAAGATTATATTTTCTAATGTAATGTAGACCaataatcaatttttgccaactaactaaatataataattttattagatatcgattatatgaatatttttattttccggatccCAATATAATCGAGACTGGGAacttacaaataactgaaaatctaTTTAAATGAAAGGAAATAGTTTAAttattttcctctaaactataaaaatcacttagtttcttctaatcataattcattcatttttactattctcaaatttcattcgcgcaTAGACGGgattatgctttactctgttgctgacgtcatgcgccaatcgcaCGAGCTtccgtaactagaatatcagggccTGGTAGTGGAGAGATATAGCTGCAAAACATCGTTGTCAAAGGAAatcacaaaagaaaatagaagatttcttTAAAAAACACTTTAAACCTatttattttccttaattttattgaaactgtcagccatttcggttaaacAATGTCTCAGTTAAAAAGGTTTCAATTAAAGGAGGTTTTATTGTAATTACATTGACAGTACATGCCGACGTACATTTCACCAAATCAATCATTATGTTTGTGCAAAGATCCGATGGAAGAACCTTTGTCCATCTCCCAGCTGTCAGACGTTCCACATgaccggcccagttccatttaagTTTAGCCACCTCACATCTGTACAAAATCTAAATAATAAGTGAATAATAAAATGAATTGGCAATAAATCAACTGTATCGTTTTAAGAACAAAATATTGAATAAGGGGGTAAGGGTATTGAGGGTGCCTTTCTCGTAATAAATGCTCATATGTATAATAATTTCCTTTAACTATACTCTTGTATCATTCCATTGACCTAACCGAAGTTCAATAttgttttgatatatttttaacgtTCTAAATGCCCtaatatttttatgactaataattatttcttttaaaaaacGTGCTGTTTACGAGGTAATACACCCCTTTCTGCGATTTTATCGTCACagcaatattattaattattgttgTACTTCCTTTACGATATTTCTAACAGCTGATTTGGTTAGGTCAAGGGCAATATTGTATCTAGTAATTTGGTGAGTGGTTTTTCTAAACTCTTTATAATTGTGTCTTTTGTCTTGGTTTTCAACATATTTATGTAAGTTTGTAAATAACTCTTTTCAGAGTTTCTAGGTAACAAACTAAACTAAACTTAAATGTATTTTTCAGCTATTTTTTggttttgtttcattttatttggTTTTAATTAACGTAATAGTCTATTTGCttcgtatatacagggtgtcccgaaaagattggtcataaattataccagagattctggtcaaaaatagattgattgaacctcacttacctatatacaaaagtgcacacaaaaaaagttacagccctttgaagttaccaattgaaaatagattttttttccatatatcgaaaacttttagagattttttattgaaaatggacatgtggaattcttatggcagccacatcttaaaaaaaatgaaagtgaaatttgtgcaccccataaaaattttatgggggttttgttcccttcaacccccccaaacttctgtgtacgttccaattaaattattattgtggcaccattagttaaacacaatgtttttaaaacttttttgtctcttagtactttttcgataagccagtgtttatcgagatattttgaatatttgtcgaatccaccacatatttttttatatggttaaatacgattatagacctgttaataatctgaaaatttatttataatttacatttttaggtatattttgaaaaagaagccgcatctcgataaaaggtgacttatcaaaaaagactaagaggcaaaacagttttaaaatcactgtgtttaactaatggtagcacaataatagtttaattggaacgtacacaaacatttggggggtttaaaggaacaaaatccccataaatttcttatgtaaatatattaaaaaaaaagccgcatctcgataaaaactggcttatcaaaaaaatactaagaggcaaaaaggtttaaaaacgttgtgtttaactaatggtaccacaatattgaattaattggaatgtacacaaaagtttgagggggtttaagggaacaaaacccccataacatttttatgtggtggacaaatttcactataattatgtttcaagatgttcctgccataagaatgatacatgtccattttcaataaaaaatttcgaatagttttcgatatatgtattgaaaaaaatcgatttttattttgtaacttcaaagggctgtaactttttttatgggcacatttgtactacggtaagttaggttcaatcgaactatttttgaccccagaatgtgtggtataatttatgaccaatcttttcgggacaccctgtataagtataCACTTTATTTGAAGGGGAAAAACCAGCGTATTCTAGACTGAACCTACATATCTACCCTTTCCGTTCTGGTGGCCTCAAATGTGTATTTAGAGGCCATCTTTGTACAGAAAGCAAGAACTCAGTAAGATTGAAATGATATTTTAGTCTTGTACAACTTTCATAACAAATAAATGTCAGTTTGTAGTTCAGATTTCTTTCctagatttaaataatttaaattaaatttaaattcttAGTTTACTTAAATTAGATTTAAATTTCCCATGATTTCTTTCctagatttaaataatttaaattaaatttaaattcttAGTTTACTTAAATTAGATTTAAATTTCCCATGGACtgataaataaatgaaaatcccatggactgctcgggtcacaaatgaggaggtccttaggagaatggggaagaaccgagaagtactaaccaccatcaaatctcgaaagttggaatactttggacacattatgcgaaatgaatccagatattcCCTCCTAccagccatcctgcaaggaaaaatgtTTGGAGGAAAGTGAGGTCCAGGAAGATGAAGAACATCGTGGTTAAAGaatctcagaacctggttcaacacaacatctagcagcttttccgcgttgctgcagataaagtgaagattgccatgttgatcgccaatattcgtcacggataggcacatcaaaaagaagaagaaatttaaaattttagtcGATTTAAATGAAGTACATATTATCTTTAAAAAAAACATGAATAACATCGGCTCAGCTCAACTTCTTTTGCCGTTAGTGAAACACCAGATTAAAGATGATAGTACTTTATTTACATTGACACATATAGCCCGGGAGCAAAAATATTAAATCTATTGCTTTTACTGTGTGTGACACTGATTGGGTAAATGATAACAAAGATAGTAATAAGTCACATTTTGACTGTTTGAAGTGAATCGAAGGAATGAATATTAATGTATGCTTTTCGTATGGCAGTATTTTTTTGGATCAGGCCCACACTCGTTATTGACAAATATCTTATTACCAAATATTGGAGAACAAAGCAGTAGCGTACCGATAAAACCGCGGGCGCTGGTTCCAGTTGAGATGCGGGCCTCCCatccaataaaaacacacattgtatatcaaaagttttaatacacaataaatataaatcatcatatatttataaaaactcaagctaatttaaaaCACTAAATTAATATCAATCCTATCGTTTTTGatactgacatgactgatcactttaCTCAAGTCGTTTTTTTCTACATCTAAATCTCCAGAAAAcaaacagcttttaaaaaatgaacattgataaattgatacatttataaataagttaaataattacatacaaacctctaGGGCCTAGggagaaaataaaaaaagcaaacaTAAAACTTTGGATAACGGTGGGGTTGATATCTTTAATCAAATGAcaagattttcttaaaaataaaataaactaataaagcaATTTTCACAAACACTTCTGGGGATAGGCgcaaatttcggctccaatgcattataaatgcattctttttttcgaatcctgagaaaactaataaatattagttttacgttatccaagaacattcaaaagccatatcTAAGTTAATCATTACAATACCAATGTTTAcatctccataccagtgagaattttactacacgtaatttgttgtgtaaagaaaaagtagggatatctGTAAATATTTGCTCGCCTACGCTCTTAATGTTGATTATAAAAACTAGAAATAAGCTTACCTAATagtttgttaaaaaaacaaaaacgactttatcaaaataaaattcacGAGGCTGGTGCAAACAAAAAAAATGTGGGATACTATAAAATTATATGTCTGGTCAGAAGCAAACGTCTCAAAACATTATTATAtagtctgttccaacgaaaatttaacccccccccccaagtGTATATTGTTTGGATATCGACATTTTGGTGTAATAGATTCTTtatctatatatataaattatatttatctATTCTCTGTCGCTCGCCGTTATTCCATGACaacagagcttttttgttttcaagctacctTTCATTGGTCCGTTTaccgttggctgtgtgtgagacattgtataatgtataatgccaatttgcaatttttgtaatGGCTTTACATTGAATATTTGAAATAGTGTGTATTATTTGGGTATATTTTCCGGTAATCTGTTcatctataaattgtatttatgtatatttatttGTTTGCCGCTCGCCGTTATACAATAagaacagagcttctttgtttaaGCACATTTTCAATGTACTTTCACCCGtggcttgaaaaaactgaatctgttttcaaacaatgagtcTCAACAATTCAAGTCTATCTTTTGACTTTGGTTTATTACAGTTTagtaggtttattattattattacagtaaaacctgccatatctggatcaatgtggcgacagactgatccggatatgaaaaaatccggatatcaagaccacttcttttatagtctctgaaacgttttctccttcatacattctagtaatcaacgccgtcaataacttccGTCGATAGACAGGTTTTATAGATTccataatacattatttcgccatcttttagttcttttgggtcggg is from Diabrotica virgifera virgifera chromosome 9, PGI_DIABVI_V3a and encodes:
- the LOC126892343 gene encoding zinc finger protein 468-like isoform X4: MMHWNENIKDSGNQKKLTYIKDEGDSLKKYDNEQVKSELDLDEYGFESSSGQESVLDEYSDDIKIENHVVEDVSNEIKLEIKKELEEYSIGVPHDITMEVTSTKPFDAAKVHSKTYTGKKPYQCEICQKQFTIKSSLKVHMRIHTGEKPYKCEICQKQFTIKSSLKVHMRIHTGVPHDITIEVTSTKPFDAPKVHSKTYTGKKPYQCEICHKQFTIKSNLKVHMRIHTGEKLYKCEICSEQLSYLRSLKDHMIVHTGELYKCGNCSKQFSRLNALDYHTRIHTGEKPYKCEICSKQFIVKSSLNVHMRIHTGERPYKCEICSKQFIRKYSLIEHIRVHSGEKPYKCEICSKQFRNVSNLIKHMKIHNGEKSHKSETSSNQCTKLNNLKDHMKFVISSLLKV